One genomic region from Saprospiraceae bacterium encodes:
- a CDS encoding MBL fold metallo-hydrolase, translating into MKIRFCGAAKEVTGSCHMITLDDGFKLLLDCGMFQGENNDELNRQWFFKANEIDAVVLSHAHIDHCGRIPKLAKDGFEGNIFCTPATRDLAAIMLMDSAKIQESDAMYENKKLTKNQNYRGELVQPLYTIKDAGRVMRQFVGFNYNRWFRIHDNVEVLFRDAGHILGSANVTLRVREGKGITMLGFTADIGRPARPILRDPEPMLPVDYLICESTYGDRLHHDAPSEDNRFLDIIHETCVVKKGKLIIPAFSVGRTQEIVYLLDQASNRKLLPPIQVYVDSPLAVNATNVFQIHPECFDAELHEYMLFDKNPFGFNGLNYVKSVEESKSLNNNNEPCIIISSSGMANAGRVKHHLSNNIEDPKNTILIVGYCSPNTPGGMLRNGIDRIKFFGEEKMVRAKVEIMDSFSAHGDQLEMYNFIKNQIPSAQKIYLVHGDEKVLPEWKHFLSEKGFSNIIVPSLGQELDV; encoded by the coding sequence ATGAAGATAAGATTTTGCGGAGCTGCAAAGGAGGTGACAGGGTCATGTCATATGATCACGCTGGATGATGGATTTAAATTGCTGCTGGATTGTGGTATGTTCCAGGGTGAAAATAATGACGAACTCAATCGACAGTGGTTTTTTAAAGCGAATGAGATCGACGCAGTAGTGCTCTCTCATGCACATATCGACCACTGTGGCAGGATCCCCAAGCTGGCAAAAGACGGTTTTGAAGGCAATATATTTTGTACTCCTGCTACCAGGGATCTTGCAGCGATCATGCTGATGGACAGTGCCAAGATCCAGGAATCAGATGCTATGTACGAAAATAAAAAGCTTACGAAGAACCAAAACTATCGTGGCGAACTGGTACAACCGCTGTATACCATCAAGGATGCAGGCCGGGTCATGCGTCAGTTTGTAGGGTTTAATTATAATCGCTGGTTTAGGATTCATGACAATGTCGAAGTGCTTTTTAGGGATGCCGGTCATATCTTGGGGAGTGCCAATGTCACTTTAAGGGTCAGGGAAGGAAAAGGCATCACGATGCTGGGCTTTACGGCAGATATCGGACGACCGGCCAGACCTATATTGAGAGATCCGGAGCCAATGCTGCCTGTGGATTATCTGATCTGCGAATCTACTTATGGTGACCGATTGCATCATGATGCGCCCAGCGAAGACAATAGATTTCTGGATATCATACACGAGACCTGTGTGGTAAAAAAAGGTAAATTAATCATACCGGCATTCAGTGTAGGTCGTACCCAAGAGATCGTGTATCTGTTGGATCAGGCGTCTAATCGTAAACTGTTGCCTCCAATTCAAGTATATGTGGACAGCCCACTCGCGGTCAATGCCACCAACGTGTTCCAGATACATCCGGAATGTTTTGATGCTGAGTTGCACGAATATATGTTGTTTGATAAAAACCCATTTGGATTCAATGGCCTCAATTATGTAAAATCAGTCGAGGAATCCAAGTCATTAAATAACAATAACGAACCCTGCATCATCATCAGCAGCTCTGGTATGGCCAATGCCGGTCGGGTAAAACATCACCTGTCCAACAATATCGAAGATCCTAAAAACACTATTTTGATCGTTGGTTATTGTTCACCCAACACGCCCGGTGGCATGCTGAGAAATGGAATAGATAGAATCAAATTTTTTGGTGAAGAAAAAATGGTTCGCGCCAAAGTCGAGATCATGGATAGTTTTTCTGCTCATGGAGACCAGCTGGAGATGTATAATTTTATAAAAAATCAAATTCCATCTGCACAAAAGATCTATTTAGTCCACGGAGATGAAAAAGTGCTTCCCGAATGGAAACATTTTCTTTCTGAAAAAGGATTTTCTAATATCATCGTCCCTTCTCTTGGGCAAGAGTTGGATGTATAA
- a CDS encoding beta-lactamase family protein encodes MHHKLTLIFLASSILIACKTENTTNGAHDLVQGMPASAGTKTPGFAMKIMSWDSLALQSYQGVEDIKSMKPIGEHSLFNVGSITKTFVAYAILNLADEGKLSLTDSLIKFFPDFKNPDIGRQVRIYHLLTHTSGLPDNRPVQQDSIYYLTADDAQNWAPILQNDTLLFAPGSQYTYSNPAFNALALIIQQVTHFKWQDYIKIKIFTPARMLTSTITDGALPDSGVTHAYVPKVDGSWRELDYGEEPTFNAAGNGGIWSSVNELIQYEKAIERVEFVSPEVKLMARTIYPHNAWVGDKPSQLGLSWFISTFEGHPMYAHTGSQGGFTADYVSIPEEGFFYCILSNTPIDIPATRKKVLNYALAKALIRPKK; translated from the coding sequence ATGCATCACAAACTTACTCTTATATTTCTAGCCAGCTCCATCCTGATCGCTTGTAAAACTGAAAATACAACGAACGGAGCGCACGATTTGGTACAAGGTATGCCTGCGTCAGCCGGTACAAAAACGCCTGGCTTCGCCATGAAGATCATGTCCTGGGACTCCCTGGCATTACAATCTTATCAAGGTGTAGAAGACATTAAATCAATGAAGCCTATCGGCGAACACTCACTGTTTAATGTGGGATCTATCACTAAGACTTTTGTCGCCTATGCCATACTCAACCTGGCAGACGAAGGAAAACTAAGCCTGACAGACAGCCTGATTAAATTTTTTCCAGATTTTAAAAACCCGGATATCGGGAGGCAGGTGCGCATCTATCATTTGCTGACTCATACCTCGGGACTGCCTGATAACCGGCCTGTCCAACAAGACAGCATATATTATCTCACAGCCGATGACGCTCAAAATTGGGCACCCATACTGCAAAATGATACTTTACTTTTTGCACCCGGCTCTCAATATACCTACTCTAATCCCGCTTTTAACGCCCTGGCCCTGATTATACAGCAGGTGACTCATTTTAAATGGCAGGATTATATCAAAATAAAAATATTCACGCCAGCCAGGATGCTGACCAGCACGATTACTGATGGCGCATTGCCTGATTCCGGGGTTACTCATGCTTATGTACCGAAGGTAGATGGTTCCTGGCGAGAACTGGATTATGGGGAGGAACCAACTTTTAATGCTGCGGGCAATGGCGGTATATGGAGCAGTGTGAATGAATTGATTCAATATGAAAAAGCCATAGAGCGCGTCGAGTTCGTGAGTCCTGAGGTTAAATTAATGGCCAGGACTATTTATCCGCACAATGCCTGGGTAGGTGACAAACCCAGTCAGCTTGGATTGAGTTGGTTTATCTCCACTTTTGAGGGGCATCCTATGTACGCGCACACCGGCTCGCAGGGGGGATTTACTGCTGATTATGTGAGCATTCCAGAGGAAGGTTTCTTTTATTGCATCTTGTCTAATACACCTATAGATATACCGGCTACCAGAAAAAAAGTATTAAATTATGCTCTGGCAAAGGCATTGATCCGTCCGAAAAAATAA
- a CDS encoding Hsp20/alpha crystallin family protein yields MTLLKRNSLFPTVPQLFDDFFTRDLFDWENRNHSFTNTTLPTVNIVENNDEFSVQMAAPGMSKKDFCVELNNEILTITSQKENLDELKEGERYTRREFSYQSFRRSFNLPKTVVDESKIKASYENGILRVIIPKKEEAKSLPPKQIAIA; encoded by the coding sequence ATGACACTGCTAAAAAGAAATTCACTTTTTCCGACAGTACCACAACTGTTCGATGATTTTTTCACGAGAGATTTATTCGACTGGGAGAACCGCAACCATTCTTTCACCAATACTACCTTGCCCACTGTCAATATTGTCGAAAACAATGACGAATTTTCAGTGCAGATGGCTGCACCCGGTATGAGCAAGAAAGATTTTTGTGTAGAACTGAACAACGAAATTTTGACGATTACTTCTCAAAAAGAGAATTTGGACGAACTCAAAGAAGGCGAACGATATACACGCAGGGAGTTTAGCTATCAGTCCTTTCGTCGATCTTTCAATTTGCCTAAGACCGTAGTAGATGAATCTAAAATAAAGGCAAGCTACGAAAATGGAATTTTGAGGGTAATCATTCCCAAAAAAGAAGAGGCCAAATCACTTCCTCCTAAGCAGATTGCTATTGCCTAA
- a CDS encoding DUF2158 domain-containing protein, with protein sequence MTIRKFVAGDRVQKRSGGPIMIVQKYCLRQHVFGGNSHSGHDVECVWYENGRRESAIFDQRTLSKVSIFPPSSHVYNNIGNIGKPRVST encoded by the coding sequence ATGACTATTAGAAAATTTGTAGCTGGAGATAGAGTACAGAAACGAAGTGGTGGCCCTATCATGATAGTACAAAAGTATTGTCTTAGACAGCATGTATTCGGAGGGAATTCTCATAGTGGTCATGATGTCGAATGTGTTTGGTACGAAAACGGAAGAAGAGAATCTGCTATTTTTGACCAACGCACCTTGTCTAAAGTTTCAATTTTTCCGCCATCATCCCATGTCTATAATAACATTGGTAACATTGGTAAACCTCGCGTTTCAACATAA
- a CDS encoding thioredoxin family protein, which produces MSQTESKMLALGTAAPDFRLPDTISGKSISLKELQSDRCTVIMFICNHCPYVLHVNAEIIRIANDYLPKGVAFIAISANDAVKYPADGPDQMRSHALALGYPFVYLYDESQEVARAYDAACTPDFYVFNGEASLVYRGRLDGSRPKNDLLPTGQDLRAAIDAVLSGTAVPDRQYPSVGCNIKWKQTDFNQSIA; this is translated from the coding sequence ATGTCACAAACAGAATCAAAGATGCTTGCCTTAGGTACTGCTGCACCTGATTTTAGATTGCCGGATACTATTTCAGGCAAAAGCATTTCATTAAAAGAATTACAGTCTGATCGATGCACCGTCATCATGTTTATTTGCAATCATTGTCCTTATGTACTACATGTCAATGCAGAGATCATCCGAATCGCCAATGATTATCTGCCTAAAGGAGTCGCTTTCATAGCTATAAGTGCTAATGATGCTGTGAAGTATCCTGCGGATGGCCCTGACCAGATGCGATCTCATGCCCTGGCATTGGGTTACCCATTTGTCTATTTGTATGATGAAAGTCAGGAAGTCGCCAGAGCCTATGATGCTGCCTGTACACCTGATTTTTATGTATTCAATGGCGAAGCAAGCCTGGTGTACCGGGGCAGATTAGATGGGTCCAGGCCAAAAAACGATCTTCTCCCCACTGGTCAGGATCTAAGGGCTGCGATAGATGCTGTACTGTCAGGAACAGCGGTACCTGATCGTCAATATCCCAGTGTAGGGTGCAATATAAAGTGGAAGCAAACCGATTTTAATCAATCGATTGCATAA
- a CDS encoding redoxin domain-containing protein, with product MIRKISILLFFSFCFSSMIKAAEDPKTLEIGAAAPDFNLKSTDGKMYSLKSFASANILVVLFTCNHCPTAQAYEDRVIKFVNDYKSKNVRLVAISPNSDKSVLFNEMGYTDLNDSYEEMIIRSKDKSFNFPYLYDGATQETSHKYGAVATPHVFVFDKSRKLQYQGRIDDNEYIGKESIHNLRDAVDAMLTNKPVMPATTKVFGCSVKWAEKSVNKISEVQKWAAEPVNLQKADITAIQALVKNEGNKKYRLINVWATWCGPCVAEFSSLVESDHMYRRRDFEFVSVSMDAPKSYDKALAFLKEKFASNKNVIYDGEDKYALIEAVDPQWQGALPYTLLVSPSGEIVHRQMGEIDVLKLRRAIADHIGRYYD from the coding sequence ATGATCAGGAAAATTTCAATTTTATTGTTTTTTAGTTTTTGCTTTTCAAGTATGATAAAAGCCGCTGAGGATCCTAAAACCCTGGAGATAGGAGCCGCTGCTCCGGATTTTAATCTCAAGAGCACTGATGGCAAAATGTATTCTTTAAAAAGCTTTGCATCCGCAAATATTTTGGTTGTGTTATTTACCTGCAATCACTGCCCCACTGCCCAGGCCTATGAAGATCGTGTTATAAAATTTGTCAATGATTATAAGTCCAAAAATGTCCGCCTGGTAGCGATCAGCCCCAATTCGGACAAATCAGTTCTTTTCAATGAGATGGGTTATACCGACCTCAATGATAGCTATGAGGAGATGATCATCCGGTCAAAAGATAAAAGTTTTAATTTCCCTTATCTATATGATGGAGCTACCCAGGAGACTTCGCATAAATATGGCGCGGTCGCTACTCCTCATGTTTTTGTATTTGACAAATCCCGAAAACTACAATATCAGGGCCGTATTGATGACAATGAATATATAGGCAAAGAGTCCATACACAATCTGCGTGATGCAGTCGATGCCATGCTGACGAACAAACCTGTAATGCCTGCCACGACCAAAGTCTTTGGCTGTAGTGTCAAATGGGCTGAAAAATCAGTTAACAAAATATCAGAAGTACAAAAATGGGCAGCCGAACCGGTCAACCTTCAAAAAGCAGATATAACTGCCATCCAGGCTTTGGTTAAAAATGAAGGCAATAAAAAATATCGACTCATCAATGTTTGGGCTACCTGGTGCGGACCCTGCGTAGCAGAATTCTCCAGCCTGGTCGAATCCGATCATATGTATAGACGCAGAGATTTTGAATTTGTCAGTGTATCAATGGATGCCCCTAAAAGCTATGACAAAGCACTTGCCTTCCTCAAAGAAAAATTTGCCTCCAACAAAAATGTAATCTATGATGGTGAGGACAAATATGCTTTGATAGAAGCAGTAGATCCTCAATGGCAGGGAGCACTGCCCTATACCTTGCTAGTATCTCCCAGCGGTGAGATCGTGCATCGGCAAATGGGGGAGATCGATGTGCTCAAACTGAGAAGAGCCATCGCCGATCATATAGGCAGGTATTATGATTAA
- a CDS encoding YeeE/YedE family protein: protein MVIDFFTQIKDFVSQPWPWWVGGPMIAGIMFILLLFGKEFGISANFRVMCAADGADEMADFFKFDWQSQGWNLLVALGSMFGGYVAAHYFTPAGQNIAHVSDATVEQLKGLGFNYQPGEVPLVPPFYEWPALFTLPGFLVIVVGGLLVGFGARYAGGCTSGHAISGMSALQLGSLYAVIGFFAGGLFMTYVLFPFIFHN from the coding sequence ATGGTAATTGATTTTTTTACTCAAATAAAAGATTTTGTGAGTCAGCCCTGGCCCTGGTGGGTTGGAGGACCAATGATCGCGGGCATTATGTTCATCTTGCTGCTTTTTGGCAAGGAATTTGGCATTTCGGCCAACTTCAGAGTGATGTGTGCCGCAGATGGTGCAGATGAGATGGCTGATTTTTTTAAGTTCGATTGGCAATCACAGGGGTGGAATCTATTGGTCGCCCTGGGGTCCATGTTTGGCGGATATGTAGCTGCCCATTATTTTACTCCTGCAGGACAAAATATAGCCCATGTATCAGATGCGACCGTGGAGCAACTCAAAGGATTGGGGTTTAATTACCAGCCTGGAGAAGTGCCGCTGGTGCCTCCGTTTTATGAATGGCCTGCATTATTTACGCTCCCTGGATTTCTGGTCATCGTAGTCGGGGGTCTATTAGTAGGATTTGGTGCCCGCTATGCCGGTGGTTGTACTTCCGGTCATGCGATCAGTGGCATGTCGGCTTTACAGCTGGGCTCCCTCTACGCGGTCATAGGATTTTTTGCCGGGGGTTTGTTTATGACCTACGTTTTATTCCCATTCATTTTTCACAACTAA
- a CDS encoding YeeE/YedE family protein, whose amino-acid sequence MKMSRYILVGILLGITLYKTEAVSWFRIFEMFHFQSFHMYGIIMSAIAVGIVMVQIIKRKHLRSIEGKEIVINPKDTSWKRYIIGGFIFGLGWALAGVCPGPMFILLGSGYTVLIVFLLAAMSGTFAYGYFRKRLPH is encoded by the coding sequence ATGAAAATGTCAAGATATATTTTGGTGGGTATTCTGCTCGGAATCACCTTGTATAAAACTGAAGCTGTATCCTGGTTTAGAATATTTGAGATGTTCCACTTTCAGTCTTTTCATATGTATGGGATCATCATGAGTGCCATCGCTGTTGGAATCGTCATGGTTCAAATCATCAAACGAAAACACCTCAGATCTATTGAAGGTAAAGAGATCGTGATCAATCCAAAGGATACCAGTTGGAAGAGGTATATCATCGGAGGATTCATTTTCGGGCTTGGATGGGCTTTGGCTGGCGTATGCCCGGGACCTATGTTTATTTTATTAGGCAGTGGTTATACTGTACTGATTGTATTTTTATTAGCAGCGATGTCAGGTACTTTTGCTTATGGTTATTTTCGCAAAAGATTACCCCACTGA
- a CDS encoding iron-sulfur cluster assembly accessory protein — MIYISDIAKQRVEEIIAKEKLTPDYFVRVSVTSGGCSGLTYNMDFDNESRPKDQVFEDKGIKIVTDTKSFLYLFDTILEFSGGLQGKGFYFENPNASRTCGCGESFAV; from the coding sequence ATGATCTATATATCTGACATAGCCAAGCAAAGAGTTGAAGAGATCATAGCTAAGGAAAAACTTACTCCGGATTATTTTGTCCGGGTTAGCGTGACCAGTGGTGGATGCTCCGGGCTAACGTATAATATGGATTTTGACAATGAGAGCCGTCCCAAAGACCAGGTCTTTGAAGACAAAGGCATCAAGATCGTCACAGACACTAAAAGCTTCCTCTATTTATTTGATACCATTCTTGAATTTTCAGGGGGTCTTCAAGGCAAAGGATTTTATTTTGAAAATCCCAATGCCAGCAGGACTTGTGGCTGCGGGGAGAGTTTTGCGGTGTAG
- the iscU gene encoding Fe-S cluster assembly scaffold IscU: protein MAYSEKVLDHFQHPKNVGTLDKGKKNVGTGLVGAPECGDVMRLQIEVDEASGTITDAKFKTFGCGSAIASSSLATEWLKGKSLEDAMKIDNMDIVEELALPPVKIHCSVLAEDAIKAAIKDYQTKNGIVVTEPTATAQA from the coding sequence ATGGCTTATTCAGAAAAAGTACTCGATCACTTCCAGCATCCTAAAAATGTCGGCACCCTGGACAAAGGCAAAAAGAATGTCGGTACCGGGCTCGTTGGTGCTCCGGAGTGTGGTGATGTGATGAGACTTCAAATAGAAGTAGATGAGGCTTCCGGTACCATCACCGATGCTAAGTTTAAAACCTTTGGTTGCGGATCAGCTATTGCTTCTTCTTCTCTGGCTACTGAATGGCTCAAAGGTAAATCACTGGAAGATGCGATGAAAATCGACAATATGGATATCGTGGAAGAGTTGGCGCTGCCTCCTGTTAAGATCCACTGTTCTGTATTAGCAGAAGATGCCATCAAAGCAGCCATCAAAGATTATCAAACTAAAAACGGGATCGTCGTCACCGAACCTACTGCGACGGCCCAGGCTTAA
- a CDS encoding IscS subfamily cysteine desulfurase, translating to MKRVYLDNNATTPCDPRVVETMVPYFFEKFGNAASRSHPYGWEAEEAVDYAREQIATLIHADSKEIIFTSGATEADNLALKGVFDMYKKKGNHIITVTTEHKAVLDTCKHLSELGGDITYLQVNDKGLINLAELEAAIKPTTILVSVMWANNETGVIQPMKEIGDICARHGVLFMSDATQAVGKIDVNPREMGVHLMAFTAHKMYGPKGVGALYVSRKNPRVKVTAQMDGGGHERGMRSGTLNVTGIVGFGKAAELCRLEMATDMARITVMRDRLETTLKNAMEEVYINGDPAHRMPHVTNMSFKHVEGEGLMMTFNQRMALSSGSACTSASLEPSYVLVALGLGDDLAHSSLRFSLGRFTTDEDIDIAIESIKEGVNHMRELSPIWEMYKEGIDLTQVSWASH from the coding sequence ATGAAAAGAGTATATCTTGACAACAATGCCACTACCCCTTGTGATCCTAGAGTAGTAGAGACCATGGTGCCCTATTTTTTCGAAAAATTTGGCAATGCAGCCAGCCGCAGTCACCCCTACGGATGGGAAGCTGAAGAAGCAGTAGATTATGCCCGGGAGCAAATTGCTACCCTGATTCATGCTGATTCAAAAGAAATCATTTTCACCTCTGGCGCTACAGAGGCCGATAACCTGGCTTTGAAAGGGGTCTTTGACATGTATAAGAAAAAAGGCAACCATATTATCACCGTGACCACAGAGCACAAAGCAGTGTTGGATACCTGCAAGCACCTGTCTGAGCTGGGTGGCGACATTACTTATCTCCAGGTGAACGATAAAGGATTGATCAATCTGGCAGAACTGGAAGCGGCTATCAAACCTACTACTATATTGGTATCGGTGATGTGGGCCAATAATGAGACCGGGGTCATCCAACCTATGAAAGAAATTGGAGATATCTGTGCCCGGCATGGTGTGTTATTTATGAGTGATGCGACCCAGGCTGTAGGTAAAATCGATGTCAATCCCCGCGAAATGGGAGTGCATCTGATGGCATTTACCGCCCATAAAATGTATGGCCCAAAAGGAGTAGGTGCACTCTATGTAAGTCGCAAAAACCCCCGGGTAAAAGTCACGGCCCAGATGGACGGTGGTGGTCATGAGCGGGGTATGCGTTCAGGCACTCTGAATGTCACCGGCATCGTAGGTTTTGGCAAAGCGGCAGAGCTTTGCAGACTGGAGATGGCTACAGATATGGCTAGAATCACTGTCATGAGAGATCGACTGGAGACAACCCTCAAAAATGCTATGGAAGAAGTTTATATCAACGGAGATCCGGCCCATAGAATGCCTCATGTCACCAATATGTCATTTAAACATGTCGAAGGCGAAGGCCTCATGATGACCTTTAATCAGCGGATGGCCTTGTCATCAGGATCAGCTTGTACTTCGGCCTCCCTGGAGCCTTCTTATGTTTTGGTAGCTCTGGGCTTGGGCGATGACCTGGCCCATTCTTCTTTGAGATTTAGCTTAGGCCGGTTTACCACAGATGAAGACATTGATATTGCTATAGAGTCAATCAAAGAAGGAGTCAATCATATGCGGGAGTTGAGTCCGATCTGGGAAATGTATAAAGAAGGTATTGACTTGACTCAAGTCAGTTGGGCCTCTCATTAA
- a CDS encoding transcriptional regulator has product MKNPVLPFNKVFDSRVRLGIMGSLLINEEVNFNQLKEWTNVTDGNLASHLKSLEDHAYIKVNKGFIGRKTNTTYEVTDAGQKAFKEHLAALEHLINQLK; this is encoded by the coding sequence ATGAAAAACCCCGTTCTTCCATTCAATAAAGTATTTGACAGTCGGGTGCGCCTGGGCATCATGGGCAGTTTATTGATCAATGAAGAGGTCAATTTTAATCAATTGAAAGAGTGGACCAATGTCACCGATGGCAATCTCGCCTCTCATCTCAAATCACTTGAAGATCATGCCTATATCAAAGTGAACAAAGGCTTTATTGGTCGCAAAACCAACACGACCTATGAAGTCACAGACGCAGGGCAAAAGGCATTCAAAGAACACCTGGCCGCCCTCGAGCATCTTATCAACCAATTAAAATAA
- the creD gene encoding cell envelope integrity protein CreD codes for MENNFFKKNQLTLRGIMVGFIILVLMIPMANISSLVQERQNRQTEVSQEVSNKWASNQTINGPVLIIPYIELSLDQKNTFRKLAYFLPSDLNAAVLVTPQTRHRSIFDIVVYQSKVIVTGKFDSLNISTLNIPTTAILWNEAFICLGLTDFRGLEDQINIIWDTQQYTFEVGAPMNDFIPNGLKVNIPNNSLTSSQHSFSLELGLRGSQNLSFVPTGKTTKVHMESSWPDPSFTGAFLPTDQAQITEQGFIADWKILDLNRNFPQSFKDTKYEVHAADFGVNFLKGSDHYSKTTRSVKYALLFIGLTLALYYFIEILQQKEVHAFQYVLVGLALCVFYTLLLSISEYLNYNWAYLIAAGSIVLLVTWYTTFVFKSKKIAGTFSLVLTLLYGFIFILIQLQDWALLIGSVGLFVVLAAVMYFSKRINFEKAEL; via the coding sequence ATGGAAAATAATTTTTTTAAAAAAAACCAGCTAACCCTTCGTGGTATAATGGTCGGTTTTATCATATTGGTCTTAATGATCCCCATGGCCAATATCTCGAGCCTGGTTCAGGAGCGACAAAATCGCCAAACGGAAGTGAGCCAGGAAGTAAGCAATAAATGGGCATCCAATCAAACCATCAATGGACCCGTTTTGATCATTCCGTATATAGAATTATCCTTAGATCAAAAAAACACCTTTAGAAAACTGGCTTATTTCCTGCCATCAGATTTGAATGCAGCAGTATTGGTCACACCTCAAACACGACACAGAAGTATCTTTGACATTGTCGTATATCAATCAAAGGTCATTGTCACCGGAAAATTTGATAGTTTGAATATCAGCACTCTTAATATTCCTACCACAGCCATATTGTGGAATGAAGCATTTATTTGTCTTGGGTTGACGGACTTTAGAGGTCTGGAAGATCAAATTAATATAATCTGGGACACACAACAATATACTTTTGAAGTAGGTGCGCCAATGAATGATTTTATTCCTAATGGGCTGAAAGTAAATATCCCAAATAACTCACTTACCTCATCCCAACATTCATTTTCGCTGGAGCTGGGTCTTCGAGGATCACAAAATTTATCCTTCGTGCCTACCGGAAAAACTACAAAGGTGCATATGGAATCCAGCTGGCCGGACCCTTCTTTTACCGGCGCTTTTTTACCCACGGACCAGGCTCAAATCACCGAACAAGGTTTTATAGCAGACTGGAAAATATTAGACCTGAACCGCAATTTTCCTCAAAGTTTTAAGGATACCAAATATGAGGTACATGCAGCAGATTTTGGTGTGAATTTTTTGAAGGGATCCGATCATTATTCAAAGACGACGAGGTCAGTAAAATACGCGCTCCTGTTTATCGGCCTTACGCTGGCATTGTATTATTTTATTGAAATATTGCAGCAAAAAGAAGTGCATGCTTTTCAATATGTTTTAGTGGGCCTGGCCCTATGTGTGTTTTATACGCTGCTGTTGTCGATATCAGAATACCTTAATTATAATTGGGCTTATTTGATCGCCGCTGGCTCCATAGTTTTGTTGGTGACCTGGTACACTACTTTTGTATTTAAGAGCAAAAAAATTGCAGGGACTTTCAGCTTAGTACTGACTTTGTTGTATGGCTTTATTTTTATATTGATTCAATTGCAGGATTGGGCTTTATTGATCGGGAGCGTAGGATTGTTTGTGGTATTGGCTGCGGTCATGTACTTTTCGAAAAGGATCAATTTTGAAAAAGCTGAATTGTAA
- a CDS encoding YdeI/OmpD-associated family protein has protein sequence MPRTDPRIDAYIDQAAPFAQPILNHIRQLVHEACPEVEETIKWSFPHFDYKDNVMCSMAAFKAHCAFTFWKAELIQSGKGVLQMAEKNAMGDLGKITSLKDLPADKVMIKMIKEASKLNEAGIKTPRPKPLPNDKKVLDMPEDLIRALAKNEIAKNTFNAASYSHQKEYVQWINEAKTEATRLKRIITTVEWNAEGKGRNWKYEKPK, from the coding sequence ATGCCACGAACTGATCCTCGTATAGATGCCTATATCGACCAAGCGGCTCCTTTCGCTCAACCCATCTTGAATCATATCCGCCAATTAGTACATGAGGCTTGCCCTGAAGTAGAAGAGACCATAAAATGGAGCTTTCCCCATTTTGATTATAAGGACAATGTCATGTGTTCTATGGCAGCATTCAAGGCTCATTGTGCTTTTACTTTTTGGAAAGCTGAACTCATTCAATCGGGCAAAGGCGTTTTGCAGATGGCTGAAAAAAATGCCATGGGTGACCTTGGTAAAATCACTTCACTGAAGGATCTACCCGCTGATAAAGTAATGATCAAAATGATTAAGGAAGCCAGCAAATTAAATGAAGCCGGCATTAAAACACCCCGACCTAAGCCTCTGCCGAATGACAAAAAAGTACTCGATATGCCGGAAGACCTCATCAGGGCTTTGGCCAAAAATGAAATAGCAAAAAACACATTTAATGCCGCTTCTTATTCCCATCAAAAAGAATATGTCCAATGGATTAATGAAGCAAAGACGGAAGCTACTCGACTAAAAAGGATTATCACCACGGTAGAATGGAATGCAGAAGGCAAAGGCAGGAATTGGAAATACGAAAAACCTAAATAA